GGAACCCGCGGAACTCTTCGACCTCTTGACCCTGAAGCTGCCCGGCGTTGAAAAGCTCGAGTGGTCGCTGCACGAGGACTGCTACTACAAGACTGCGCTGTATAGCCACGCCGTTATGCACATTCGGGCCTTCCCCAAGTCGCAGGGGCCCAAGGTAAAGACTATGTACATCGAGCTGGTCCTCGCGAACGCGACCCTCCTTCTCTTGGACCACTTCTTGGCCCGTTGCAGCACGCTGCGCCACCTACACATCCACCAAGTCCGGAAGGAGCCTCATTGTGTGCCGAGCGCTGAACCCAGCGTGAGAGAACTGTCGGAACACGACAACCACCTGGAAACTTTCAAATATAGCTGTGAACagctgctgctgccaagtgacCAGCAAGCTCGGATCCAACAACGAGACGAGCAACACCGCAAATTCCAACCAGAAAGCGTAATCTGGGGCAACGACTGCCGGTTCAAAGGCCAATACTCAAGCCGCCTCGTCAAGCTCACCGGCGTCGTGGAAAAGAAGATGCTCCGGCGCGGTGTCAAGCAAGCCGTCGTGATCGTGGAGGCCGACTCCAAATCCGCCCGCCTGTTCGAAGCAGCCGCCACGAAACCCGAGTCGTGGAAGGACCCCACACGGCTGTCACTCGTCCTGATGGCACCTAAAGGAGTGGAGGTCCCGAGGTCCCCGACCGCGCAAAGCGACTACGTGGTACCGATGAAGCAGTTTTTCAGCGCTTGCGTCTCCCGTATCCTGGAACTAAACTTGTCCGGGTACCACTTCGCGGCAGAATCAGAGTGCTGCTCCGTAGTGGCATCGACGCTGTCCAATCTGCGTTCGCTGGCGCTCTCGCCCTGCGGAGCCAACCGTCACAACTCTCTCAAGTCGCTCGCGCGCGGCTGCCGCTTTCTCGAAGACCTCGAGGTTGGGTCCGACGCTGCCTGGTCGTGCGCAACCTGCCAGCTCCCCCTGCAGTTTACCGGCCGCTGCTTCGCGCGACTCCACAATATAACCAGGCTCCGTCGACTTAGCATCGACGAGACAGCCAAAGTTGCCAGCTTGAAGTTCCTGGCCGTGTGCCACGTGGAGGAACTGCGCCTGAGCCTGGACAGCACGAACGCCAAGAGGCTTAAGAACTGCCTCAAGACACTGGCTCAGGTTCTGCACTACAATTCTCGGCTGACTTCCTTGACCCTTCTAGCCAGCAAAGCGACGCTTGATCCACGCCTCACATCGACTCTCGGCTTGGCCCGTAGCCTGCGCCATCTATGCGTGCTGACTGAGACTCCGACCCCGGACAGtgcggcggagctgtttttcgagaTCATGGAGGCTCGCTTGCCGCAGCTCCAGTCGCTTCACGCACATTACAGGAGCGCCCGGGACACACCGAAAACCCTCACCTGGATTCGCCAATGGAGTTGCGACTACACCGAGCCGACCATGGGAAAGTGGCGATCAACCGACGGCCTACTCCTGCGTCACAGCCCGTGTCTCGGCCGGCTCTGCAGCATGACAACTTTCATCGGACTGGTCCGGCCAAGAAACCGCTTTTGAGAAGACTTCGTCCTAAGAAACTTTCGATTTAACTGCAGGGACTGTTTTACAAGCGATCGTCTGTAATGTTCTTTTAAAAGCTCGGGTATTAGAATCCACTCAACTGTAAACTTAGTCTGTGATTGCAAAACAATGTCTTATGCTACCTACTAGCCTTTAAATAGCAGCTGCTCTAATCCCAACAGTGTTATGAAATTCCCGCTAAATCTCTATTACATAAAATTAGTAACTTGCTCCATCCGTTTACAGGGTAATTCCATAATGGAGCACGGCTAAACCAACTGTGCCAAATCAGTATAAGCGCACGCTTCCCTTCGGGTATACAGGAACTCTCTCAAAACAGGACAGCAGTTACTAGACTCATTATATTCCCTGTGTGCTGTTCTCTTGTACACTGATGCCCTGTGCAATAAACATCTTTTATTACTCACGTTCTATCCGagtctgtgtggatttctgttcGCGCTCGCCGAATCGAAGTTCGCTTCGTCTGGCAGAGCGAGTGCTAATAATGCCTGCTGCGACTGTATCAGAACGCGAAtggttgttttctctctctctctctcctctagAATTTTGTTTTAGGGAACACACCAAGCAACTTGTGCGTGCCTGGTTCACACCATCGCTAATATACAAACAGTATGGTGTAAGATGGAATTTGGAGGAAATGAAGATGTGGTTTTAATTTATCTTTGGGGCTGTTTTAGGTTGCGTGTCAAGATGGTGATGGCTGCAATAGAATGGAAATTTGCACGAAAGACACTTTATATAGCAATAGCTTTCAATCTCCTATGTCAGCTGTTCCTGCCCACTCTTGTTGGTGAATATTGAAACAGCGCTTCCAACCGCAGCTCCCCCCTCTGAGGTATCGGTtatgtagaataaaaaaaaaaactatatggtCAGGCATTACATCCGGTGAGCGGCAACGACgttctatatttttcttttaacaTCTTCTTTAGCAAGCTTTTAGCGACGCATCCATTTGTATTTCAAACGGGAAATCTTGAATGGAGgcgcctccattttctgcagtgCGTGAAACTAGACTTCCTACGCGGTCCGATGTCCTGTCGCAGATGACATGTAAAGCCCCCACTCTCCACCCGCTACACCTGTATGAAGGTATAAGCTCAACTGCGCTTGTTGGTGCATACTAAAAATCAGAGGGTTATGTGGATAGTCTACACTTCGTCGTATCTTTCGCCCTCTATAATGGATGGGCTTTCAAAGGTACCCCGAAACACTTCTTCACCAGAGTAACAAAACCTCGCCCATGTGTAGTGGAAGAATATGTGAACCAAATGTTATTTTGCTGTGCGCAGCAGGGACTTAATAATTTAGTGAAAAACCGTCGAAAATCTATGGCAATGTCCCTCGTAAAATAGTTCGCAAACGACATTCGCAATGTCGCGAGCATCTGTGCTGCAAGCAGCCAATCAAACGGTATTATTGGATTTCGTGATCGCGAGGGCATTCTCAGTAATATCCAATCATGATTGCTAATTTTGCGATACAGCAATGGAAAATTGGAAAATGCTTATATCTGCGATCGCAGGGGCGTGGCGAGACGATGCAGCCTGAGCGCACAAATATCGAGCAATGGTTCGTACCATTGCTGACACCTAAGTCGTATGGCGTAGGATGGAATTTGGTAGAAATGAATATcgcgcttttgtttcttttttcttttctttttttttttggaacggTGCTGGCTGTAAGAGAATATAAAGCTACACGAGTTTGCAAAGAGCTATCACCTCTGTCAGATATTCCGGCATGCTCTCGGTGGTGAGAAATAACACAGCTTTTTCAACTTCACCTTCTCTACTTTCGGGGAATGTCCGCGCTAGCAGTTATACATatacaataatgaaaaaaaaaatgggtcaaGAATCACATCCGGCGAGCGCTAACGacgtttcgtttttcttttaaccaccgtcttttcttttttttcttgcaggctACAATTCGTTTCCGACACGAAAtggttaccagttcagtaaaattatctcgaacgcgTGCCTGTTCtacaaagcagcgcctagtacactagtgCTAAGCTACTGGCGGGATCGGTATCCGCGATGCGAGGGAATTTCGCAGGCAGACAGCatacaccgaccgtctgagcgaggctgctcgcttggCTTGCACGTTTAGctttcgcaacgactgcgtcgagtaaagaAGCCGTATTTAATTACGGGTGagctaagtgtacagtgttactCGTTTGGCAAAAATAAGTGCTCTTAGACGAGCTCGGGATGGATCGCAAGCGCCTTAGGCCGCGGCGCCCGCCGAGCTAGGCCTATCGGTCATCTCGCGGGCTGTCAGTGGACATCGCGCCGTCGTAAAGAGTTTTGTCGTTAGCAGAGGCATAACTTTAGCGGCAGCGTTCGCGTAACGCGAAGCAGTGTTTAGAAAAGTTGTATATATTGCGCTTCTAGACGTGGGTACGAAGTCTTCCGAGCTAACAAGCTGGGGCGCTGTATCTGGCCCGAATCGTTGTATGCCGCTGCATGCTGAGGTTCtataggatcggcgcaaagctccttcCTGATGTGACACGGCTGTTGGGAGCGGCGTTTagtctgataacatgtcggaggcaTTGGAGAAGATAACTGTCCCTCTTCACCTCTgggctggcgaaataaaaaatcgaagaacccggaaccgctgtcgtaCCACGCTGTAACGATGGcgacagctgccatgccgagataatggcgcgagcggagaagccggagggcatTGCGCGTGCGCAATGGTGACCagacgagcgggcatggtccCTGCCTGCGATACGCAAATAAAGTGACCACTGAGTTCGAAGTATTGCAAGTTTTATTGAGACCAAGAGCAACAACTGTACTGCACACCGCGCTGTCGTATAATTGATTTCGCCAGCCGGCAGGGGAAGAGGGACACTTAccatctttgcctatgcctccgccctgCTTTCAGACTAAACGTCTCACGCAAAAGCCGCGTCACATCAGAGAGGAGCTTTGTGCCAACCCTAattaactctcttgcatgcgtaagtATGCAAATGACAATTAAAagttggagtcggatatctcggagcacagccACGTTAGAAGAATTCTTCGAACTGATACTATGTAGGAACACGACTGCCTCtgacttttcaatacaaacacaTCCGCTTACTGCAGTCCAAAAAAGttaattatttaattttatttaattggcctgctgacagcgataatcaTTATCTCACTTTGTGCCCCCCTGGCCCCATAACTTATTTACACGGGGTGGTCTTTGCGTGCCTCCCATTGCCTAATTTTAGAAAAACGATAAGGCTTAATTTCGAACACCCGGAATATTCACCTCTTGCAAGCACGGGTGCTTAGCCcctcaataaagaaaaaaaaaaaatagcgggtGTTTAACCCAGCGGGTATGACACTAGGCATCTGAGCgtgaggtcgtaggttcgaaacttaCCACCAACGTTTtccctttcgaatttattttgttctatacattaatttctttatagccgttcgtcttacgtgacagacggACGAACGGGTTTCGTCGTTGGGTGGGCATATATGAACGCTTGCACCTTTAACATCGTAATTTCAATTAACATTGTAAGATAACAccttagggtgttatctatataacgGAAACCCAACGGATGTGAGTTATAGACAGATTTACACACTTTTAAGGGTCTAAATTATTTTACAGCTCACCGTCGATGGGAGCATGGCAAGCGCCCGGCCAAGTTATACGACGTTTCACGAGCGACGGTTGCTAGATACGTCAAGAAAAGGAGTGTTCGGGGAGGGGAGGGCTTCGACGAAGGTTCGTAACATTTACGCGGGATCTTTATGCCATTTCTTTCCGCATTCGTTTTTTTCCTCCATTAGGCAGGCGGTATGAATTCCGTTCGCGCTGAGCCTATACGGCTGAAGGGGGAATCAAACGAGGAAGCGGTTCCGGAAAGCATGATATCCACACGACATTCCTCGCCGAGGCGTTCCAAGTTGGCACCGCAGCACTTGTATAGAATAGCGGGAAAACACGCGGATCTTGGTCGTCGTGCACGTGATCGTCCACTACGCTCGCGAGCGTCATCGGTGCGGATGAACAGGACAGCTGACGGCAGAGGGCCTTTACTAATGACACTTGTTTTCCTCGCGCAGTAACGGTGGATGCTGGACGTCGACCGCTGGTTGGAATTGCATGCAGCGGCGCTCCTCGTTGGAGAGCGGAACGTCACGTAAACCGCAGCTTTTGTGCAGAAAGCAACAAGAAAGAAGGATGAACATGAAACCCTATAGCAATGTGAATGTCTTTGCTATAGTGTTTGTTTAAAATCACAAGAACGCTATAAGAGTGCAACCCTCGGGAAAGATTTGAAGGCAAAGTCGGCTTGTCATTGCAGCAGACTACTCTGTGCGTgatacgaaaaagaaaaatgaaaacacttaAACCAGTCCAAACTACAGAAGTTATGCGACGTCGTAATGGCTGCAGCAATTCAGAAATCCCACACGTTGCTATGTACACaaatatgtgtatatgtgcacaaatattaacgctatcgcgttaatatcggttatatatatatatatatatatatatatatatatatatatatatatatatatatatatatatatatatatatatatatatatatatatatatatatatatatattcacgccTGGCTGGATGACACgcgagtgagtgaataaacttttattgggtccagcaaaacgcgataaaacgcgcacccggctaatcccacgacgggactgacagatctagcctgccggcccgatcaCGTGCGCGCTGGACGGCCCGGATTTGGTCCTCAAAAACGGGACTTCGCAgaagcgcgtcccactcttccttcgtgaacttcgggcccaacgacccgcactcccagagcatgcgagacaaagtagcagcctcaccacaggccacgctgGGACAATTCGGGTAAATCTCGGGATAtgtgctgttaagggacgccggatttgggttgGAGTTAGTTTGCAAGAAAGAGTCTGaacgtgaccgcctgcggcctgcttagcttggagtgaggcggcgggaaaaccgttctctctaagtaaaagaatttagtgacTTCATAGTGCGTTACAGGAGCGTCTCccgtgtccggggagagagtcgccgaGATCTGAGggcacgcgcagcctcgtgggcagactcgttgaggttcagaggaacctcCTAAATCGCCCCGACGTCGGtagggaaccaaaggatggagtgtatggaggtgtcgccgtgtttggcgccattcagaatttgaattgcctgccgggctacccggcctttccggatgacacgcggtatatatgcgggttatattgccagaTAATTCTATGGCTAAAGTTGCTCGTACTTTGTCTTACATTTCTGACAAAATCGTTCCTAGGAATTTTAAgaacgacagcccacaaacaaacgtcatgaaacaaaacagcgacagcgcatgccttttattttaAGTCTTCTCAGACTCAAATATCAAAAGTGCGAAGCAATagcagaaacctgaaaattatgtgaTTTTCTTgtcgcggctgtgcactacctcggAGATCggcgcacgcaagaggccgcgtttctaccatgAAGCCGTCCTTCGCGCATAGCATTCGccgtcagcgtttcccggtaaacagtacggttagataagctgcagttgcgggGAACCGTGAAATGCtgcagtcagggacctttgaacgacgaaggcgaagctcaagcgtcctccatttttttttttttgccagaaattCTGACCATGGGGTATACAAGCAATCACACCGCAATGAAATCATTTACACTTTCTATATACACCACTCACGCAACGGAAGCTACGTGAGTGCCCGGATGTCGCAGAATATGTAAAAAACACGGCAAACCATTTCCCAATATTCACTGGTATACTGCTTGTCCTAggcacaaaatgaaaaaaaaaatgtcacgcaGAATCTCCTCAGGGAGTTAtctgaatgatgcgtaagcatttcataTAGTAACCACGTGGCGTTGAGTGCTCACACTTGACACTGCTGGTAATCGTAGCACTGCTCAGCGGCTGCGGCCATCTTGGCACCATTACGATAAATGCGACGGCGCTGCAGCGACCCCCACTGCATCTGCGGAAGGCGGCTCAACGTGAACTGATgatgcaagcaaactactgcacgTAGCCGCACCAAGTGCGCTGATTACGTTCCGATCCGAAACCACGGCTGCCTCACAGTTCTGGCTTATAAAGGTGTGCCTATAGTGCGTGCCTGTTCGCACACGTCACGTGGTCACatagacgcgctcgtgccactgctcgcgaaTTCGTCGTCGTCTTATTCCACAGCTGGCGAAAAACATTGCTGCTGGCTCTCCCTCGAAAGCGATCGTCCTACGCGAAGGACCGAAGGACGGAAGCACggacagttttctcgttgggtaaacatagaaatgcttacgaatTTAAAAGCCGTCTCGATCGCCACGACATTTCTTGCAACCAAACACCACACTCGTAGcagcacaaaaataaagaaacagtgcGTGAGTCACCACACTTCATAAAACAGAGCGCCGCACATTTTGCGGTCTCTAAGGCATACCACATCCCGCCCGTTCTAGCGTTTATCACACCCCCTTGCTTGTCCCGATCACTGCAGGAAGTCTGCCCACACTTCAACGAGCTCCGTTCCCGCTAGCTTCTCCTTCGTCATGTCCGACAGGACGCGGTGCTGTTGCTTCGAGAAGTACTCCCGGTAGCAGCCGACCTTCCCCTTCAAGACCTCCTCCTCCAGGTCGCTCCTGCCGGCCACGGTGGCCTCGAGCCCCGTGTCCCTGGCCACCTGAGTGACCAGGTCCGCGTCGGTGCGTAGGTCCAAGAAGTCCGCGATCAGCTTCACGCTGCCCAGCGGGTCCCTTCGCATCGTCTCGtagcacagcagcagcaccctGGGGTCGTCCTTGCGGTCGTACCAGGACAGGACGTGGTCGAAGTAGTCCCCGAACGCCACCTCTCCCCTGGTGAAGCACTCGAAGAAGTCGGCGAAGGTCCCTTCGTAGCTCTTGCCCAGGTGGACGTAGTTCGAGGCGCACACGTCGAACGGGTTTCTCAGCACGACCACGTGCCTCGCCTCGGGACTGGCGGGGCTGAACGCGTACGGCAGGTGGTGCTTGACGAGCCGGGGAGCGCCTTGCCTCGCGCAAACGGTGTCGGCGTCGACGATCTCGATGCAGGGGAATTCCTTGGTCAGGAGGGTGTGGAAGTCCGGCAGGGGCGAACCCGGGTGGAGCAGGGACCAGATGATGTACTGGGCGCGCGTCGAGCAGGAGCGGGGATAAGAGCCGACGAATATGTCTCCCGGCAGGGGCTTGAACCAGAGGACCTTGCGGATCTTCTCGCGGTCGAACTCATTCTGTTGGAGCAGCAGTCCCTGGACGTTGAAGAGGCCCACCTTCTTGTAGGAGACGTCCGAGCGCCGGTCCTCGGGCGGAGGAGGGGAGTTACTGTGTTCGTCGGCCCTGGAAGTAGTAGTATATACGTGCAAGAATGCTGTTTTCCAGAAAGATACACTGAAAAGACCATACAGGGtgggtatcttttttttttttttaccgtttaCAAAATTTACAGTAATCGCCCATGCCATGTAGCCCAATCCTACATATTCAGCTAGATTACTCTATACGCGGCAAGCATTACTTACACGTGAAATCAATCAATCTTCATTATCAGCGATAGAGCAGAAGCGGTACATGTTAAATAATGAATCGAACCATACAATCGGGTGTTTCAAAAAATTCAGCTAATTGACTCTTAAACTTattacgacacatattgcaatttaagagcTGTACCGGTGAGTCCGCAAAGCCTACTTacgtggaacgaattctgaggatgacatcagtttcgagatatgcgtttCCAAAGTATGCGACGAAGTGCATTACTGTTTGGGCTACTTTTGGGCGGCAATGCACGAAAAGGCATCTATAGCTTAAGCAGTGTAAGTGGCACGACGGTGCATTTTTGCCGCAATTTGACAGCACTGATCTCAAAACTGgtgcaaatttcaaaatttgttccaagtggatgcgcctaGTGAAATCAACGAGCTCTAATTCGTAAGTTGCCATATGTGCACTAAAGTACGTGAATACAGTGTCGGCGTCGATCGACGACCTCGGCGCAGGTTACGTGAATACAAGTAGTTTAATAAAAAATATTCTATTGGTGAAATGTTGTTTATGATTCAATTGTGCGTACTGAATTCTTCTGCATGTCCGCCTTCTTGAGTAATGCGGCTCAAAGAGTGGATTTGTGCTATGCCTCAGAAAATTCTGTTAACGAAGAATTTGAAATTATGTctaccccgaaaaaaaaaataaagctgttaTAACGCCAAGTTGCTGCGTGGTGGACGAACGAAGCGGTGCTAGAGGCATTGTCGCCTGAATGCGATTTGCACAGGGTCACTCTTAGATAGAACACGTTTTACACGTTCGATATTAGGGTGACTTAGAGATTTCGTCTTTACGGGAGAAAAGTGATCGATGTCACGCCTAACGCAGATATGTAACAAAACATTATAACGGAAGGATTTAATTCAAAAATTTAAGGTTTCGTAAGGCGTAAGATGGTGGAAGTTTAAGGTATCTGGTGATCCATTTCGACAGCAAGAATGTAGGTTATGGACACgggcgagaaaaaaaatacatacgaTAGTCCTTGCATTTTTCCGCACTAGTATATCAGCTGGATGTCAAGACGTCATAAACGTTTCAGTACTAATTAGGGTTTAAACGTGAAACTAATAACCAAACAGACTTGAGGAattgagacccccccccccccagttctcGAGATGTGCTCGCCAAGAGGGATTCCTAAAACTAGCgtcattattgtaaatattcGCCCCCCTCCAACTTGTGGACGCAGTGCGTTGACCTGTTCTACGTATATCTATGCGCTGCCGGAACAAAACACCACGTGGAGCGCCGATGCGTTTCCGCGGTATATGTTTCGGCAAATGGACATCTGGAAACTGCTGTCGTCAAGATTTCTGCTGAGAGGAAGGTTCCTTGAACCCCAGACCGCTCTCTCTCTGCTTCGCGCAATTCTATCTTGAGCGCAAGATATTTAAGGTAATGAGTGAATGTTTGCAATTAACAAAGCAATCGCCGAATATAGCGAGATTTGTAACTTCCGACGGCACGAATATTGTGTTACTAAAACAAAGGGACCTCCTTATGTTTCCTGCGTGagttaatcttttttttttctgaatttgaGAGTTTAATCCTGCAGTTTGCCCAAACACAGTTGCACTTTAAAATAAACTagttcacctttatttctggccgTTAAGAGTACATTTGAACAAAAAACAATTGAATACATTTCAGTTGAAGCTTATTAGTGTAGCGATTATTTATTGATTACCTCGCTGAACTATTCCGCAGGGAGAACTCGTTGCAACGTATGGAACATGTTACTCTAGGCTAGACGGTAAGTCTCCCGCAGTGAATTTCGAGACATCAAACTCAGCGTTGCATAATTTATAAAATAACAAGTTGGACATTGCGAAGCTAAGACTTCTGGTCAAATACGTGTTGCATCCTTTAGGAGCATTTTAAAAGGGTAGGGGCCCATTGTTACATGATGTTCTTTTTTCAAGCATAACAAAACAAGCTTGACTGCGACTGTCGTTGTTTGATGTGCCGCGGGCGTCTTGCTCGCGAAAACCTCTATTAAATTCAATAAAATTCtgcggttttgcgtgccaaaaccacgatctcattgtgAGGTCTTCCATGGTGGGGGAGTGCGGAATGATTTCGACCACCCGGGACTATTTAGCGTGCACCTCATGgtcgggacacgggcgtttttgtatttagctcccaatccaaatgcggccgccgaggcgggaatttgatcccgcgaccttgtgcttggcagcgcaacaccaaagccactaagcaaccacggcaggggCGAAAATAGTTCCTGGCGTTAGGTTACAGTTGTTTCTGGCGCTAATTTGTGACACTCAGCTGGAGTCAAGTTTCACTCTAGCTGAAGTGTCACAACGGACCCGCCCTGCATCGTTAACCTGGGACtctcaaggcaatccaaccaccACGATATCGAGAACTCTACGCTAGCCACAATAGCCATTCATTCAGCTaggtgctctttctttttttttgtcatgtaggCAGAACTTCTTCTATATATGCACAAATGCGCATGATATTTGTATAATCTGCAATAAATCTGAATGTCATTCGCACAGCTACGTCTTCGCCTATTCACTGCTACAGTTACAAGCCCACAATTGAACATTAAAGTCGCGTGTACACAGTATTAGAGTCACGCTTATATACCCAGCCTTACGGCATGAGCCCTGGTTGAGAACAGGCGTTCTGCTTGCCGTccatgagaaaagaaaaaaagaactctgcCTCGCAACAACATGCTTGCCGAATGTTCTTCGGGGCAGCAAGAACGAGTAAAAGGGGGTGAAGGGGTGGGTATTCAGTTCTGGCGTTACGAGTTAGCAAACAAATGCATCTACACGCCATGAGTGTTACTGCCGTTCGATATTattaacaaaaatagcagcgTTCATTTCTCATACTAACGGAAATGGTAGCACATAGTATAGTTGGAAAATAACGATTCACTCTGCGCATAAGGATGTGAGAACCTGACTGTacgcagcgttcttttttttcccctgcaaTCGGGTTATGGGATCTAAGTAAGCTTCGAATGTAGAAGACCGCGAgtcagagcaacatgaaaaatggCAACGTAAAGGCAGCAGTGTAATTTATAAAAAGAAGCAGGAGTTAACGTTATACTCACGGCATCCTTTCGAAGCGTCGCGCCAATAGGCGGCCACGGAGACCGACGTAAATATTCCGAGCAGCAAGGCGTCAGTCGCTCGTGCTGGGGGCAGTATCGCGAACGCGCTCGAGACGCTCTTCTCGAGTAATCGCCCAGCGACGGAAGGCCAGCGCGCAGAGCCCGGCGCGATTGGCTACGAGCCCCAATGTCACCCAACGTCTCACCAGCCTTGgggcaaaacaaaataaagagaaaTTACGTCGTTGAGCGACCGGGCGTCTCAGCGGGCGCGGGATAAGGaaatgagaaagagaaaaaaagaaaaatcaagttACACACACATAACAACGAATTGAGAGTCACGTCAGCCCAAAGGGGGCACGTGTTACGAGGGCATAGCGGGGTAGGGCCTCTATACACCGACGCGTTCGGAGAAGCCGGCCGCGGATAAGCACAACTCTCTCTACAGTTTTCTACTGCACCGCCGCCACTCGACGCGTCGACCCAGGCGATCACTCTATACTGGCGTGATGCTGGCGCGGGCCAAGCGTGTGATGCTCGGGGAGGGTTCGCGAAGAAAAAATGGCGACGGTCCACTCACGCGTCGTCCCGCAGAGGTCGTCTTTTacgacgagggggggggggggggttgaaccGCACCTCTTATCTCGACGGGGCTTTCTAGAGCGCTGTCCTCAGCGCTGACAAGACGAGGGGGAGGATTCGATCTCTTCCCCTCTCCAGACGGCAAGATAAGGGCGCTGCGTTCCTACAGCGTCGTGAAGCGCTGTCCCGTCGTCTGCTCCTGCTGAGCGAAGCAGACGACGGAGCTTTGACGTCATCTGCACATTTCGCGCTGCGGACCGTCTACGTGCAATATGGCCGCGGTATTGCCACCTGACCATCACCAATAGAAATGTTACAATAGAAGCGAAATATTTCAGCAGAAGCTGAGAATTATTCTGCGTTTACTTTGGCGGTAGACGAAAGTCAGGTGTCTGCATTTCTGCGGGTACGGCTCTGATAACAGTGGTCACTGTAAAGGTGAGAAGCTAGACAACGGAGTGGGTGCGGGAAGGGCTTGCTAAGGCCAGTGGAGAATCCCCGCACACCTGAGGTACTTCGCCAGTCGAAGATGAGACCGTCATTCTTCGGGTGTTTCCATAGGTGTTCGGCCTCTAAAGTAGGGACCAAGCCTAACGATTCGGTGACGATCTGGCGAGGACAAGCGTC
The sequence above is drawn from the Dermacentor andersoni chromosome 7, qqDerAnde1_hic_scaffold, whole genome shotgun sequence genome and encodes:
- the LOC126533574 gene encoding sulfotransferase 1B1-like; the protein is MPADEHSNSPPPPEDRRSDVSYKKVGLFNVQGLLLQQNEFDREKIRKVLWFKPLPGDIFVGSYPRSCSTRAQYIIWSLLHPGSPLPDFHTLLTKEFPCIEIVDADTVCARQGAPRLVKHHLPYAFSPASPEARHVVVLRNPFDVCASNYVHLGKSYEGTFADFFECFTRGEVAFGDYFDHVLSWYDRKDDPRVLLLCYETMRRDPLGSVKLIADFLDLRTDADLVTQVARDTGLEATVAGRSDLEEEVLKGKVGCYREYFSKQQHRVLSDMTKEKLAGTELVEVWADFLQ